The Streptomyces sp. NBC_00162 genome window below encodes:
- a CDS encoding MFS transporter translates to MSTATKEAQRPLVGDPAQYRPGRTITEWTPEDPSFWQSTGKRVATRNLWIAVPALLVAFVVWQVWSITATNLKDVGFGFSQSQLFWLTAVPGITGGTARILYTFIGPMIGQRRFTAISTVVLIGPLLWLGFAVQNPDTPYGTMIAIAALCGIGGANFSSSLANIGFFYPKQEKGNATGINGGLGNLGVSVVQLLTPILITSSVLAIGAGQKKANGSEIYLQNAAFVWVPVLIVLAAVAWFGQNDLKVASTPFSQQKIIFKRKHNWLMTWLYAGTFGSFIGFAAALPLLIKTTFPGYSVATYAWMGPALGALARWAGGWVADKLGGARVTILSFAGMAVSIIGVITFLPAGSDSGSFYGFFFCFLSAFFFSGIGNGSTFRQIPVIFRGQHLKGLTEGTPQYAAALKQAEIESGAVTGFTAAIAAYGFFFIPAMFANFAVTSAMWGFVAFYASCVAVAWWFYARPGAEAPS, encoded by the coding sequence ATGAGTACCGCTACGAAGGAAGCGCAGAGGCCGCTGGTCGGCGATCCGGCGCAGTACCGCCCCGGCCGCACCATCACCGAATGGACGCCGGAGGATCCCTCCTTCTGGCAGTCCACGGGGAAGAGGGTCGCGACCCGCAATCTGTGGATCGCGGTGCCGGCCCTGCTGGTGGCCTTCGTGGTCTGGCAGGTGTGGAGCATCACGGCGACCAACCTGAAGGACGTCGGCTTCGGCTTCTCGCAGTCCCAGCTGTTCTGGCTGACGGCGGTCCCCGGCATCACCGGCGGTACCGCGCGGATCCTCTACACCTTCATCGGCCCGATGATCGGGCAGCGCCGCTTCACGGCGATCTCCACGGTCGTGCTGATCGGGCCGCTGCTCTGGCTGGGCTTCGCGGTGCAGAACCCGGACACCCCGTACGGCACGATGATCGCGATCGCCGCGCTGTGCGGCATCGGCGGCGCGAACTTCTCCTCCTCGCTGGCCAACATCGGCTTCTTCTACCCGAAGCAGGAGAAGGGCAACGCGACGGGCATCAACGGCGGACTGGGCAACCTGGGCGTGTCCGTGGTCCAGCTGCTGACCCCGATCCTGATCACCTCGTCCGTCCTGGCGATCGGCGCGGGCCAGAAGAAGGCGAACGGCTCGGAGATCTACCTCCAGAACGCGGCCTTCGTGTGGGTGCCGGTGCTGATCGTCCTCGCCGCGGTGGCCTGGTTCGGCCAGAACGACCTGAAGGTCGCCTCCACCCCCTTCAGCCAGCAGAAGATCATCTTCAAGCGCAAGCACAACTGGCTGATGACCTGGCTCTACGCCGGCACCTTCGGCTCCTTCATCGGCTTCGCGGCGGCCCTGCCGCTGCTGATCAAGACCACCTTCCCCGGGTACTCGGTGGCCACCTACGCCTGGATGGGCCCGGCGCTGGGCGCGCTGGCCCGCTGGGCGGGCGGCTGGGTCGCCGACAAGCTGGGTGGCGCCCGGGTGACGATCCTGTCCTTCGCGGGCATGGCCGTGTCGATCATCGGTGTGATCACCTTCCTGCCGGCCGGCTCGGATTCCGGTTCCTTCTACGGGTTCTTCTTCTGCTTCCTGTCGGCGTTCTTCTTCTCGGGCATCGGGAACGGCTCGACGTTCCGGCAGATCCCGGTGATCTTCCGGGGGCAGCACCTGAAGGGGCTGACGGAGGGCACGCCGCAGTACGCGGCCGCGCTGAAGCAGGCGGAGATCGAATCGGGCGCGGTGACCGGGTTCACGGCCGCCATCGCCGCCTACGGGTTCTTCTTCATCCCGGCGATGTTCGCCAACTTCGCGGTGACCAGCGCGATGTGGGGCTTCGTGGCCTTCTACGCCTCGTGCGTGGCCGTGGCCTGGTGGTTCTACGCCCGCCCCGGCGCGGAAGCCCCCAGCTAG
- a CDS encoding MerR family transcriptional regulator, producing MRSIGEMARDSGLSVSALRFYDGAGVLVPAWVDPVSGYRWYGPEQLGESRLLARLRRAGMPLADIRLVLAGWSAADTDLVRKLLQAHLHRMELGLSDARGEFSTIRALLERRENPMALPRTTSVRSAVSAPELAAALDAVRFAASADPELPMLGGVLFDIEGETLRVVATDRYRMAVAQAAIDGQDGHGGHDGHGGHDGARVQVVVPSPLADAMRALLSHDASVRLTVDGDRVLLETGERQAAGQCLGHDFPDYRRLVRLPAGRRALVDVPAFREAVATGPVRASELREEGGPACDLSVLKVAADGVVTVCEDGDDDRDKVAVNRDFLLDALAAGAADQLVLEFGAPKAPLAIRRTDTEDTFSLLMPVHLEN from the coding sequence ATGCGCAGTATCGGTGAGATGGCTCGGGACAGTGGGCTGAGCGTGAGCGCCCTGAGGTTCTACGACGGGGCCGGCGTACTGGTCCCGGCCTGGGTGGACCCGGTGAGCGGCTACCGCTGGTACGGCCCGGAGCAGCTCGGCGAGTCCCGGTTGCTGGCCCGGCTGCGCCGGGCGGGCATGCCGTTGGCCGACATCCGGCTGGTGCTGGCCGGCTGGTCCGCCGCCGACACCGATCTGGTGCGCAAACTGCTCCAGGCGCATCTGCACCGTATGGAACTGGGGCTGTCCGATGCCCGCGGTGAGTTCTCCACGATCCGAGCGCTACTCGAACGCAGGGAGAACCCCATGGCTTTGCCCCGCACCACCTCCGTCCGGTCGGCCGTCTCCGCGCCTGAGCTGGCCGCCGCCCTGGACGCGGTCCGTTTCGCCGCCAGTGCCGACCCGGAGCTGCCGATGCTCGGCGGTGTCCTGTTCGATATCGAGGGTGAGACGCTCCGTGTCGTGGCCACCGACCGGTACCGGATGGCTGTCGCTCAAGCCGCTATCGACGGACAGGACGGGCACGGCGGGCACGACGGGCACGGCGGGCACGACGGGGCCCGTGTGCAGGTCGTCGTACCCTCCCCGCTCGCCGACGCGATGCGGGCGCTGCTGAGTCACGACGCGTCCGTCCGGCTCACCGTGGACGGTGACCGCGTGCTCCTGGAGACGGGGGAGCGTCAGGCTGCCGGCCAGTGCCTCGGCCACGACTTCCCCGATTACCGCCGCCTCGTCCGCCTGCCCGCGGGGCGCCGTGCCCTCGTCGATGTACCGGCCTTCCGGGAGGCGGTGGCAACCGGTCCGGTCCGTGCGAGCGAGCTGCGCGAGGAGGGCGGTCCGGCCTGTGACCTCAGCGTGCTCAAGGTGGCGGCCGATGGCGTGGTGACCGTCTGCGAGGACGGTGACGACGACCGGGACAAGGTCGCCGTCAACCGGGACTTCCTGCTGGACGCCCTCGCCGCCGGAGCCGCCGACCAGCTGGTTCTGGAGTTCGGCGCCCCCAAGGCCCCGCTGGCGATCCGCCGGACCGATACCGAGGACACCTTCTCGCTCCTGATGCCCGTCCACCTGGAGAACTGA
- the pflB gene encoding formate C-acetyltransferase, producing the protein MTATPAETTKNGEAWEGFKGGLWRDAIDVRDFIQQNYTPYEGDHTFLAGPTERTAAVWKAITDKFPEEREKGVYDIAHDIPSSITAHAPGWIDRDKDLIAGLQTDAPLKRAIMPYGGWRMVAGALETYGYPVSEDLEKVFTEYRKTHNAGVFDAYTPEIRAARKAGVVTGLPDAYGRGRIIGDYRRVALYGVDRLIAVKKEEKEEVNSLPAGHRSLEETIRLREELAEQIRALAELKAMAASYGHDVSRPAATGREAIQWLYFAYLAAVKEQNGAAMSLGRTSTFVDVYLQRDIEAGLLTEEQAQELVDDFIIKLRIVRFLRTPEYDELFSGDPTWVTESIAGMGEDGRPLVTKSSFRYLQTLYNLGPAPEPNMTVFWSPRLPRGFKEFCARVSIDTSSVQYESDELMRPRFGDDTAIACCVSAMPVGKQMQFFGARVNLAKTLLYAINGGRDEKSGAQVGPETGPLTSEVLDYDQVMAKFDEQMEWLAQTYVHALNVIHYMHDRYAYERIEMALHDRDVRRTMACGIAGLSVAADSLSAIKHAKVSAVRDETGLVTDYRVEGDYPAYGNNDDRVDAIAVWLVEEFMKKVRGHETYRGAEHTQSVLTITSNVVYGKKTGSTPDGRRAGEPFSPGANPMNGRDTHGYVTSALSVAKLPYEDAEDGISLTNTVTPDGLGRTPEERIKNLAGVLDGYMAGDGFHMNVNVLNRDTLTDAMEHPENYPQLTIRVSGYAVNFVRLTRDQQLDVLNRTFHGSL; encoded by the coding sequence ATGACTGCCACCCCTGCGGAGACCACGAAGAACGGCGAGGCCTGGGAGGGCTTCAAGGGCGGTCTGTGGCGCGACGCCATCGACGTCCGCGACTTCATCCAGCAGAACTACACGCCGTACGAGGGCGACCACACCTTTCTCGCCGGCCCCACCGAGCGCACCGCGGCCGTGTGGAAGGCGATCACGGACAAGTTCCCGGAAGAGCGCGAGAAGGGCGTCTACGACATCGCCCACGACATCCCGTCCTCGATCACCGCGCACGCGCCCGGCTGGATCGACCGCGACAAGGACCTGATCGCCGGCCTCCAGACCGACGCTCCGCTCAAGCGCGCGATCATGCCGTACGGCGGCTGGCGCATGGTCGCCGGCGCCCTGGAGACCTACGGCTACCCGGTCTCCGAGGATCTCGAGAAGGTCTTCACCGAGTACCGCAAGACCCACAACGCCGGTGTGTTCGACGCCTACACCCCCGAGATCCGCGCCGCCCGCAAGGCCGGCGTCGTGACCGGTCTGCCGGACGCGTACGGCCGCGGCCGCATCATCGGCGACTACCGCCGCGTGGCCCTGTACGGCGTGGACCGCCTCATCGCCGTCAAGAAGGAGGAGAAGGAGGAGGTGAACTCCCTCCCCGCGGGCCACCGTTCGCTGGAGGAGACGATCCGCCTGCGCGAGGAGCTCGCCGAGCAGATCCGCGCCCTCGCCGAACTCAAGGCGATGGCCGCCTCCTACGGGCACGACGTCTCCCGCCCGGCCGCCACCGGCCGCGAGGCCATCCAGTGGCTGTACTTCGCGTACCTGGCCGCCGTGAAGGAGCAGAACGGAGCGGCCATGTCGCTCGGCCGCACCTCCACCTTCGTCGACGTCTACCTCCAGCGCGACATCGAGGCCGGGCTCCTCACCGAGGAGCAGGCCCAGGAGCTGGTCGACGACTTCATCATCAAGCTGCGCATCGTCCGCTTCCTGCGCACCCCCGAGTACGACGAGCTGTTCTCCGGCGACCCGACCTGGGTCACCGAATCGATCGCCGGCATGGGCGAGGACGGCCGTCCGCTGGTCACCAAGAGCTCCTTCCGCTACCTCCAGACCCTCTACAACCTCGGCCCGGCTCCCGAGCCGAACATGACCGTCTTCTGGTCGCCGCGACTGCCGCGGGGCTTCAAGGAGTTCTGCGCCCGGGTCTCGATCGACACCTCCTCGGTGCAGTACGAGTCCGACGAGCTGATGCGCCCGCGCTTCGGCGACGACACCGCCATCGCGTGCTGCGTGTCGGCGATGCCGGTCGGCAAGCAGATGCAGTTCTTCGGCGCCCGCGTGAACCTCGCCAAGACCCTGCTCTACGCGATCAACGGCGGCCGGGACGAGAAGTCCGGCGCCCAGGTCGGCCCCGAGACCGGCCCCCTCACCTCCGAGGTGCTGGACTACGACCAGGTCATGGCCAAGTTCGACGAGCAGATGGAATGGCTCGCGCAGACCTACGTCCACGCCCTGAACGTCATCCACTACATGCACGACCGGTACGCCTACGAGCGCATCGAGATGGCCCTGCACGACCGCGACGTGCGCCGCACCATGGCCTGCGGCATCGCCGGCCTGTCGGTCGCCGCCGACTCGCTGTCCGCCATCAAGCACGCCAAGGTCAGCGCGGTGCGCGACGAGACCGGCCTCGTCACCGATTACCGCGTGGAGGGCGACTACCCGGCGTACGGCAACAACGACGACCGCGTCGACGCCATCGCCGTGTGGCTCGTCGAGGAGTTCATGAAGAAGGTGCGGGGGCACGAGACGTACCGGGGTGCCGAGCACACCCAGTCCGTGCTGACGATCACCTCGAACGTCGTCTACGGCAAGAAGACCGGCAGCACGCCGGACGGACGCCGGGCGGGCGAGCCCTTCTCCCCGGGCGCCAACCCGATGAACGGCCGCGACACCCACGGCTACGTCACCTCGGCGCTGTCGGTCGCGAAGCTCCCGTACGAGGACGCGGAGGACGGCATCTCGCTGACCAACACCGTCACCCCCGACGGTCTCGGCCGCACCCCCGAGGAGCGGATCAAGAACCTGGCGGGCGTGCTCGACGGCTACATGGCCGGCGACGGCTTCCACATGAACGTGAACGTGCTGAACCGCGACACGCT